From the genome of Halomonas sp. MCCC 1A13316, one region includes:
- a CDS encoding (Fe-S)-binding protein produces the protein MTPVKLYPPKPEKVYFFGTCLIDLFYPGAGLDGIRLLEREGIEVVFPQGQTCCGQPAYTSGYHDEARAVAVAQLDLFPESWPIVIPSGSCGGMMRTHYPQLFAGTEHEAQAKEVAGRIFELTEFLLHVCQLRLEDHGQPEKIAMHTSCSARREMGLAETGPALLSRMGQVELVEQARAAECCGFGGTFAVRHPEVSAAMVEDKSQAIEATGATRFVTSDCGCLMNIAGRFEHQDKAIEGEHIASYLWRRTS, from the coding sequence ATGACGCCAGTCAAGCTGTATCCGCCCAAGCCGGAGAAGGTCTACTTCTTCGGCACCTGCCTGATCGACCTGTTCTACCCAGGCGCCGGTCTGGATGGCATTCGCTTGCTCGAGCGGGAAGGCATCGAGGTGGTTTTCCCCCAGGGGCAGACCTGCTGCGGCCAACCAGCCTACACTTCCGGCTATCACGATGAGGCGCGGGCCGTGGCGGTGGCCCAGCTAGACCTTTTTCCCGAGTCCTGGCCGATCGTCATTCCTTCGGGTTCGTGCGGCGGCATGATGCGTACCCATTACCCCCAGCTCTTCGCCGGCACCGAGCATGAGGCGCAGGCGAAAGAAGTTGCCGGGCGGATATTCGAGCTGACTGAATTCCTGCTGCACGTGTGCCAGCTCAGGCTCGAGGACCACGGGCAGCCCGAAAAAATCGCCATGCATACTTCCTGCAGTGCCAGACGTGAGATGGGGCTGGCCGAAACAGGCCCGGCCCTGCTGTCCAGGATGGGCCAGGTCGAGCTGGTGGAGCAGGCCAGGGCCGCCGAGTGCTGCGGCTTCGGTGGTACCTTTGCGGTGCGCCATCCCGAGGTTTCCGCGGCCATGGTAGAGGACAAGTCCCAGGCGATCGAGGCCACCGGAGCAACACGCTTCGTCACCTCGGACTGCGGTTGCCTGATGAACATCGCCGGCCGCTTCGAGCATCAGGACAAGGCGATCGAGGGCGAGCATATCGCCAGCTACCTGTGGCGGAGAACCTCATGA
- a CDS encoding LutB/LldF family L-lactate oxidation iron-sulfur protein — protein sequence MSSAHESVKIYTPREFHRQAHDALGNPQIRANFRRAMDGLMGKRRDVFSDWDLETLRELGASIRLRALAKLPDLLERLEANCQANGIQVHWAENGDEACRIIREICQRHDAKAVIKGKSMVSEEMHLNAHLEEAGIEALESDLGEYLVQLNEQTPSHIIMPAIHLNTDEISEIMHDKTGIERTRDVDYMTAAARAQLRERFMAADVGISGVNFAVAETGTLCLVENEGNGRMTTTVPPVHIAVTGIEKVVEHLRDVPPLYALLTRSATGQHVTTYFNMISSPRKPGEHDGPKEVHLVLVDSGRSNIYQDNELLDTLRCIRCGACMNHCPVYTRVGGHTYGTTYPGPIGSILMPHMMGLEETKDLPTASSLCGACGEVCPVKIPIPDLLVRLRRESVGEGRGNVPGAGVKRTRKEAAAWKGFQWLATHPSVWRSGASLAGKLQALAPSKLGPWTEYRTAPKPAKKTLHELVKRHQAEKAKGKERS from the coding sequence ATGAGCTCAGCACACGAATCGGTAAAGATCTACACTCCGCGCGAGTTTCATCGCCAAGCCCACGATGCCCTCGGCAACCCTCAGATTCGCGCCAATTTCCGTCGGGCGATGGATGGCCTGATGGGTAAGCGGCGTGATGTATTCAGCGACTGGGATCTCGAAACCCTGCGCGAGCTGGGTGCCAGCATTCGCCTGCGGGCGCTGGCCAAGCTGCCCGACCTGCTCGAACGGCTCGAGGCCAACTGCCAGGCCAACGGCATCCAGGTGCACTGGGCCGAGAATGGCGACGAGGCGTGCCGCATCATCCGCGAGATCTGCCAGCGCCACGATGCCAAGGCCGTGATCAAGGGCAAGTCGATGGTTTCCGAGGAGATGCATCTCAACGCCCATCTGGAAGAGGCGGGCATCGAGGCGCTGGAGTCCGACCTCGGCGAGTACTTGGTGCAGCTCAACGAGCAGACGCCTTCTCACATCATCATGCCGGCGATCCATCTCAATACCGATGAGATCTCCGAAATCATGCACGACAAAACGGGTATAGAGCGCACCCGGGACGTCGACTATATGACCGCGGCGGCCCGCGCCCAGCTGCGCGAGCGCTTCATGGCCGCCGACGTAGGCATCTCTGGGGTCAATTTCGCCGTCGCAGAGACCGGTACCCTGTGCCTGGTGGAGAATGAAGGCAACGGGAGGATGACCACCACCGTGCCGCCGGTTCACATCGCCGTGACCGGCATCGAGAAGGTGGTCGAGCATCTGCGCGACGTGCCGCCGCTCTATGCGCTGCTCACTCGCTCGGCCACTGGCCAGCACGTCACCACCTACTTCAACATGATCAGCTCACCGCGCAAGCCGGGTGAGCACGATGGGCCGAAAGAGGTTCATCTGGTGCTGGTCGACAGTGGACGTTCGAACATTTATCAGGACAACGAGCTGCTCGACACCCTGCGCTGCATCCGCTGCGGCGCCTGCATGAATCACTGCCCGGTCTATACCCGCGTGGGCGGCCACACCTACGGGACCACCTACCCTGGACCCATCGGCAGCATTCTGATGCCGCACATGATGGGGCTGGAAGAGACCAAGGATCTTCCCACAGCGTCGAGCCTGTGTGGTGCCTGCGGTGAAGTGTGTCCGGTGAAGATTCCGATTCCCGACCTGCTGGTGCGCCTGCGACGTGAGTCGGTGGGCGAGGGTCGCGGCAACGTGCCTGGCGCCGGGGTCAAGCGTACCAGGAAGGAGGCGGCTGCCTGGAAGGGGTTTCAGTGGCTGGCCACACACCCCTCCGTCTGGCGCAGTGGTGCGTCGCTTGCCGGCAAGTTGCAGGCGTTGGCTCCGTCGAAGCTGGGGCCATGGACCGAGTACCGCACTGCGCCCAAGCCAGCCAAGAAGACGCTGCATGAACTGGTCAAACGGCACCAGGCGGAAAAGGCCAAGGGGAAGGAGCGTTCATGA
- a CDS encoding LutC/YkgG family protein encodes MSARNNILKRLRERADGPLTAPESDFAVVTGRGWGHEERLARFERWITSVHGEVIHTSRASWASALAEVLEVKGIRRLALGREHPVAAEARAALAELGVTLIDADRDIETWQREQFHDAEAGLTSTRGAIAETGSLWLWPTLDEPRLLSLVPPIHIAVLDADSVEDTFFDVVESHAWAAGMPTNALLISGPSKTADIEQTLAYGVHGPRELVVLLRHSEQGP; translated from the coding sequence ATGAGCGCCCGCAACAATATTCTCAAGCGCCTGCGCGAACGCGCCGACGGCCCGCTGACGGCACCTGAGAGCGACTTTGCCGTAGTCACGGGGCGCGGCTGGGGGCACGAAGAGCGGCTGGCCCGCTTCGAGCGCTGGATCACCTCCGTGCATGGCGAGGTGATCCACACCTCCCGCGCCTCCTGGGCTTCCGCCTTGGCCGAGGTGCTCGAGGTCAAAGGCATTCGCCGACTGGCGCTGGGGCGCGAGCACCCCGTTGCCGCCGAGGCGCGTGCGGCTCTGGCCGAGCTGGGCGTCACCTTGATCGACGCCGATCGCGACATCGAGACCTGGCAGCGCGAGCAGTTCCACGACGCCGAGGCGGGGCTGACCTCCACCCGCGGCGCCATCGCTGAGACCGGCAGCCTGTGGCTGTGGCCGACGCTCGACGAGCCGCGACTGCTGAGTCTGGTGCCGCCGATCCATATCGCCGTGCTCGATGCCGACAGCGTCGAGGACACTTTTTTTGACGTGGTGGAAAGCCACGCCTGGGCCGCGGGCATGCCCACCAACGCCCTGCTGATTTCGGGGCCGAGCAAGACCGCCGATATCGAGCAGACCCTGGCCTACGGCGTGCATGGCCCTCGCGAGCTGGTCGTTCTGCTGCGTCACAGCGAGCAGGGCCCATGA